ATTTAATAATTTTTAATGCTCCATGGGTAAGGGGTAAAGGAAGAAGAAAAAGCGTTCACGATAGAGGCGGTGAAACTATACATAGATTTTTAAGTGAGGCAAAAAGGTTTCTTAAAGATGGTGGATTTATAATTCTAAGTTATGCAAATTTTTCTGGAGACTGGGCTATAGATTCTTTGAAGGAGGTTTTTGATAAGGAGGGATACTCAGTATTAAAGGAGATAAAGACAAAAATTCAGGCAAGGAGAAGAAAGAAAAAGTGGGAGAAGTTGTATCTATTTATTCTTAAAGCTTAAATGTCAATCTCTTTTACTTCAAAATTAAAGTCATCTATAAATATATTTGCCTTCCTTTTAAAAGAATTTTTATCTCCAGTTGTGTAAAACTC
This window of the Caldisericia bacterium genome carries:
- a CDS encoding methyltransferase, which encodes DMGCGSGVLSILTKRVLKDKNVEVFSSDILPEAVASTLINTEGEGIYVYKPGDLFERIDRKFDLIIFNAPWVRGKGRRKSVHDRGGETIHRFLSEAKRFLKDGGFIILSYANFSGDWAIDSLKEVFDKEGYSVLKEIKTKIQARRRKKKWEKLYLFILKA